Proteins encoded by one window of Cannabis sativa cultivar Pink pepper isolate KNU-18-1 chromosome 4, ASM2916894v1, whole genome shotgun sequence:
- the LOC133036694 gene encoding uncharacterized protein LOC133036694 codes for MWFYDLLTVGKNLSCSHIDVCFYYLRKKLKYDQSVKISGNTTDCFFASQIFELYNEFVASGENVDSIKKDSKAAAYIAGFYMLCNKPWAELDFVLMPVNVIVLAHWILCILDIKMRCLKVLNSMRFGRYKNNSESFVRAFSVIIPILLSHVNFYEGRKDIDRSSKHWQGKKDTDAFDIVVVDNLPQQEDSDCGVFIIKYAHFFMHGLIDKIPKKLDIAFTRKKLCVDLFVHAKKKELGGYESTSEHPGRMP; via the exons ATGTGGTTCTATGATTTGCTTACTGTTGGGAAGAACTTGTCATGCTCG CATATTGATGTTTGTTTCTACTATTTGAGAAAGAAGTTAAAGTATGACCAGTCTGTGAAAATTTCTGGTAATACTACTGATTGCTTCTTTGCTTctcaaatttttgaattatataatGAGTTTGTTGCAAGTGGTGAAAATGTTGATTCGATTAAGAAGGATTCTAAGGCAGCTGCATACATAGCGGGTTTTTATATGTTATGCAATAAACCCTGGGCTGAGCTTGATTTCGTACTAATGCCTGTTAACGTGATTGTTCTTGCTCATTGGATATTGTGTATTCTTGACATTAAGATGAGATGCTTAAAAGTGTTGAATTctatgaggtttgggaggtacAAGAACAACTCAGAGAGTTTTGTTCGTGCATTTTCTGTAATAATTCCTATCTTACTGTCACATGTTAATTTCTATGAGGGGAGAAAAGATATTGACAGGAGTAGTAAGCACTGGCAAGGTAAAAAAGATACTGATGCGTTTGATATTGTCGTGGTTGATAATTTGCCACAACAAGAGGATAG TGATTGTGGTgtttttatcataaagtatgcTCATTTCTTTATgcatggattgattgataagaTTCCTAAGAAGTTGGACATTGCATTCACTCGTAAGAAGTTGTGTGTTGATCTGTTTGTTCATGCAAAGAAGAAGGAGTTGGGTGGGTACGAGTCTACTTCGGAGCATCCAGGAAGGATGCCATAG
- the LOC133029088 gene encoding uncharacterized protein LOC133029088, translating to MADYVIEQTQISMEESSEENQIILNPQVAEIHIGQVFANKETLQQAVSLHSIRYNQPFKVKRSSKLDYKLVCIDDNCNWTFLASKHGKTDMFIIRKIEHTHTCSLDITSGDHPQATSNLVGKVIKNKFVNPKRDYTPTEIVDDMADDYSVSISYQKAWRAREKAIVDARRCPQESYSEIPSILYMMQISNPGTITDLVTDEDNKFKYLYFAVGASIKGWQHCTPIIVTDGTFLTNQHGGTLLIASAQNANRHIFPLAFAVVDSENDSSWEWFLHKIKETYGEREGQCIVSDRHESILKAVKETFPDIMHGVCCYHLMKNIKMKFKKGGDELKIAFNSASKAYNIEDFEKSMQDLDNIDVRIRDYLVNEIGVEKWTRLYGMNRRYKTMTSNIAESLMQP from the exons ATGGCAGATTATGTGATTGAACAAACTCAAATATCGATGGAAGAAAGCTCCGaagaaaatcaaataattttaaatcctCAAGTTGCTGAAATACACATTGGCCAAGTTTTTGCAAACAAGGAAACCCTCCAACAAGCAGTAAGCCTTCACTCAATAAGATACAATCAACCTTTCAAGGTAAAAAGATCATCAAAACTAGACTATAAACTAGTCTGTATTGATGATAACTGCAACTGGACATTCTTAGCATCAAAACATGGAAAGACTGACATGTTTATCATAAGAAAAATAGAGCATACTCATACATGTTCATTGGACATCACTTCTGGAGACCATCCTCAAGCTACAAGCAACCTGGTTGGAAAGGTTATAAAAAACAAGTTTGTAAACCCAAAAAGAGATTACACTCCAACAGAAATTGTGGATGACATGGCAGATGATTACAGTGTCTCTATATCTTACCAAAAAGCATGGAGAGCTAGAGAAAAGGCAATTGTGGATGCTCGTCGCTGCCCACAAGAATCATACAGTGAGATACCATCAATTTTATACATGATGCAAATATCAAACCCAG GAACAATCACAGACCTAGTAACAGATgaagataacaaattcaaataTCTATACTTTGCAGTAGGTGCTTCAATAAAAGGTTGGCAACACTGTACACCAATAATAGTCACAGATGGAACCTTTTTGACAAACCAACATGGAGGCACTTTGTTGATAGCAAGTGCACAAAATGCAAATAGACATATATTCCCACTTGCATTTGCAGTAGTAGATTCCGAAAATGACAGCTCTTGGGAATGGTTTCTtcacaaaataaaggaaacttatGGCGAAAGAGAAGGTCAATGCATCGTATCAGATAGACATGAGAGTATACTAAAAGCAGTAAAAGAGACCTTTCCAGATATAATGCATGGGGTATGTTGTTACCATTTGATgaagaatataaaaatgaaattcaaaaaaggAGGTGATGAGCTCAAGATTGCATTTAATAGTGCATCTAAAGCTTACAACATAGAAGATTTTGAAAAGAGCATGCAAGACTTGGACAATATAGATGTAAGAATAAGAGATTACTTGGTGAATGAAATTGGTGTCGAAAAGTGGACAAGACTATATGGCATGAACAGGAGATACAAAACAATGACATCAAACATTGCTGAATCACTAATGCAGCCTTGA